From one Oncorhynchus keta strain PuntledgeMale-10-30-2019 chromosome 30, Oket_V2, whole genome shotgun sequence genomic stretch:
- the LOC118376385 gene encoding serine/threonine-protein phosphatase 2A catalytic subunit alpha isoform-like isoform X5, producing the protein MGDYVDRGYYSVETVSLLVSLKVRYRERITILRGNHESRQITQVYGFYDECLRKYGNANVWKYFTDLFDYLPLTALVDNQIFCLHGGLSPSIDTLEHIRALDRLQEVPHEGPMCDLLWSDPDDRGGWGISPRGAGYTFGQDISETFNHANGLTLVSRAHQLVMEGYNWCHDRNVVTIFSAPNYCYRCGNQAAIMELDDTLKYSFLQFDPAPRRGEPHVTRRTPDYFL; encoded by the exons ATGGGAGACTATGTGGACAGGGGCTACTATTCTGTAGAGACAGTCAGCCTCCTGGTATCTCTCAAG GTGAGGTACCGTGAGCGAATCACCATCCTCCGAGGGAACCACGAGAGCAGACAGATCACCCAGGTGTACGGCTTCTACGACGAGTGTTTAAGGAAATACGGAAACGCCAACGTCTGGAAGTACTTCACAGACTTATTTGACTACCTGCCCCTCACTGCCCTGGTAGATAACCAG ATCTTCTGTCTCCACGGTGGACTGTCCCCCTCTATAGACACACTGGAACATATCAGAGCGCTGGATCGCTTACAGGAAGTTCCTCATGAG GGTCCGATGTGTGACCTGCTGTGGTCAGACCCCGATGACCGTGGTGGCTGGGGCATCTCTCCCCGCGGTGCCGGCTACACCTTTGGACAGGACATCTCGGAGACCTTCAACCATGCTAACGGACTCACCCTGGTCTCCAGAGCTCACCAGCTGGTCATGGAG GGTTATAACTGGTGCCATGACCGTAACGTAGTGACTATCTTCAGTGCACCCAATTACTGCTATCGCTGTGGAAACCAGGCCGCCATCATGGAGCTGGATGACACGCTCAAGTACTCCTT CCTTCAGTTTGACCCCGCCCCTCGCAGAGGAGAGCCCCATGTGACCCGTCGTACTCCTGACTACTTCCTGTAA
- the LOC118376384 gene encoding sideroflexin-1 isoform X1: protein MTTEISTSINIKEPRWDQGTFMGRAKHFFTVTDPRNVLLTNEQLENAHKVISDYRQGVMSPGLTEDELWRAKYIFDSAFHPDTGEKMILIGRMSAQVPMNMTITGCMMTFYKTTPAVVLWQWINQSFNAIVNYTNRSGDAPLSVNQLGTAYVSATTGAVATALGLNALTKHISPLVGRLVPFAAVAAANCINIPLMRQRELKHGIPITDENDNRLGESTTAAKQAISQVVVSRILMASPGMAIPPFLMNTLEKKAFLKKFPWMSAPIQVVLVGFCLVFATPLCCALFPQKSSMSVSRLEPELQEKIRVSHPGVERVYFNKGL from the exons ATGACGACAGAAATCTCCACCTCCATAAACATCAAGGAGCCTCGATGGGACCAAGGGACGTTTATGGGCCGGGCCAAACACTTCTTCACCGTTACAGACCCCCGCAACGTCCTGCTCACCAACGAACAACTAGAGAATGCACACAAAGTCATCAGTGACTACCG GCAAGGTGTGATGTCCCCCGGGCTGACAGAGGACGAGCTATGGCGAGCCAAGTATATCTTTGACTCAGCCTTCCACCCAGACACCGGAGAGAAGATGATCCTGATTGGCCGCATGTCTGCTCAGGTCCCCATGAACATGACCATCACTGGCTGTATGATGACCTTCTACAA gacaactccAGCTGTAGTCTTATGGCAGTGGATCAATCAGTCCTTCAATGCAATAGTCAACTACACCAATAGGAGTGGAGATGCTCCTCTCTCAGTCAA TCAGCTTGGCACAGCCTATGTATCTGCTACCACAGGGGCAGTAGCCACGGCTCTAGGACTAAATGCACTAACAAAG CACATATCTCCCCTCGTAGGAAGGTTAGTTCCCTTCGCCGCTGTTGCTGCTGCGAACTGCATCAACATCCCTCTCATGAGGCAACG GGAACTGAAACACGGCATTCCGATAACCGACGAGAACGATAACCGGTTAGGAGAGTCAACGACCGCCGCTAAGCAGGCTATCTCCCAGGTGGTGGTGTCTAGAATCCTCATGGCCTCTCCTGGAATGG CTATCCCTCCATTTTTAATGAACACCTTGGAAAAGAAAGCCTTCCTGAAG AAGTTCCCGTGGATGAGTGCACCTATTCAAGTGGTCTTGGTGGGATTCTG CCTGGTGTTTGCCACTCCGCTGTGCTGTGCACTGTTCCCCCAGAAGAG ctctaTGTCAGTAAGCCGATTGGAGCCAGAGCTTCAGGAGAAGATCCGTGTGAGCCACCCCGGTGTGGAGAGGGTCTACTTCAATAAAGGACTATGA
- the LOC118376384 gene encoding sideroflexin-1 isoform X2: protein MSPGLTEDELWRAKYIFDSAFHPDTGEKMILIGRMSAQVPMNMTITGCMMTFYKTTPAVVLWQWINQSFNAIVNYTNRSGDAPLSVNQLGTAYVSATTGAVATALGLNALTKHISPLVGRLVPFAAVAAANCINIPLMRQRELKHGIPITDENDNRLGESTTAAKQAISQVVVSRILMASPGMAIPPFLMNTLEKKAFLKKFPWMSAPIQVVLVGFCLVFATPLCCALFPQKSSMSVSRLEPELQEKIRVSHPGVERVYFNKGL, encoded by the exons ATGTCCCCCGGGCTGACAGAGGACGAGCTATGGCGAGCCAAGTATATCTTTGACTCAGCCTTCCACCCAGACACCGGAGAGAAGATGATCCTGATTGGCCGCATGTCTGCTCAGGTCCCCATGAACATGACCATCACTGGCTGTATGATGACCTTCTACAA gacaactccAGCTGTAGTCTTATGGCAGTGGATCAATCAGTCCTTCAATGCAATAGTCAACTACACCAATAGGAGTGGAGATGCTCCTCTCTCAGTCAA TCAGCTTGGCACAGCCTATGTATCTGCTACCACAGGGGCAGTAGCCACGGCTCTAGGACTAAATGCACTAACAAAG CACATATCTCCCCTCGTAGGAAGGTTAGTTCCCTTCGCCGCTGTTGCTGCTGCGAACTGCATCAACATCCCTCTCATGAGGCAACG GGAACTGAAACACGGCATTCCGATAACCGACGAGAACGATAACCGGTTAGGAGAGTCAACGACCGCCGCTAAGCAGGCTATCTCCCAGGTGGTGGTGTCTAGAATCCTCATGGCCTCTCCTGGAATGG CTATCCCTCCATTTTTAATGAACACCTTGGAAAAGAAAGCCTTCCTGAAG AAGTTCCCGTGGATGAGTGCACCTATTCAAGTGGTCTTGGTGGGATTCTG CCTGGTGTTTGCCACTCCGCTGTGCTGTGCACTGTTCCCCCAGAAGAG ctctaTGTCAGTAAGCCGATTGGAGCCAGAGCTTCAGGAGAAGATCCGTGTGAGCCACCCCGGTGTGGAGAGGGTCTACTTCAATAAAGGACTATGA